A genome region from Ligilactobacillus cholophilus includes the following:
- a CDS encoding AAA family ATPase, with amino-acid sequence MRPLNLTLENFGPYQNVQIDFTKFLNAPLFLISGKTGSGKTTIFDGICYALFGKTSGDERTASQMRSLFAKPTDKTKVILEFEHQGKTYKITREPTYEYRNNKGSNSTHTAKNSLEYRDSMGELIVLTKKRDVDNFISNLLHLNAQQFTQIVLLPQQKFRKFLTADSDEKEKVLRQVFGTEIFAQWTEKIKENVRKKKQQSEMQTKQLETLMNTVKLNDDDYEKIKAPNDWLEVVQNYVVEKEKILVQKQSELKRVQGKIEQLMLKFQKQKLLADRLQKLKNVEKEIKALQQKQDYIQNLKIQVQNLKWALNNKTLMNEITQGRKKLNEDNRKLTTFTTKLENIENEKQLRNNELLKLNNQKEKYHQLELKQQELQSKLPLFDQVADLQLQLNKIDEQYQKEKEVKFESEKKLATANDRLLQLRNEVLDLSDLINEINQIQRNNDSLEQLEKSLQELVEDDLKVKQLKNGLDEEKRHFEQQNKIYQQCKETRENYQDYFAKNQIAYYAQQLKEGTPCPVCGSIEHPHLAKLDSKIPQISEQQVKDAQEKENKALRKFSELKTKVQDLDEQIVQKNNEYKKRLKEYQIKAQTRESNLTILKNELMKKIKEVASRLDDLSEEKYSQELKKKQIPKIENEIKLLTEASQEAQNKVNQLEKRNIEVKTQLRNQQNNLPKDYLNRESLEEAIEKMKQSISAFDQQLKKKDEQVQELDRAFTSLKANKRQLEEIVVEERTILEKNEKDLKVVLDDKQVSEKQLLDWLKNVGQIEQNQFEISRYEENLYANQKQQKELCDKVTGKEMPDLDLVQKQQREASEKGSQLSRQCGEIKNEYDRLNEIYHQVEKLWEKQKENQRELDELSELSQVIVNGTSARKLGLERFVLREYFKEVLHVASQILEKITNGRYTFILQQTAERNVANQTGLGIDIYDDEAGETRSVRTLSGGESFIAALSLALALGEVIQRQNGGTQIETLFIDEGFGSLDEESLQVALETLRSLESQNRMIGIISHVQELHAQIPDQINVITHNGQSEIQYKIK; translated from the coding sequence ATGCGTCCGTTGAATTTAACATTGGAAAATTTTGGACCTTATCAAAATGTTCAAATTGATTTTACTAAATTTCTAAATGCACCATTATTTTTAATTAGCGGTAAAACTGGAAGTGGTAAGACTACAATTTTTGATGGGATTTGTTATGCATTATTTGGTAAAACTTCTGGTGACGAAAGAACTGCAAGTCAAATGAGATCACTATTTGCTAAACCAACTGATAAAACAAAAGTGATATTGGAATTTGAACACCAGGGAAAGACGTACAAGATTACACGTGAACCAACATATGAATATCGAAATAATAAGGGGTCAAATTCAACTCATACCGCTAAAAACTCACTTGAATATCGTGATTCAATGGGTGAATTGATTGTTTTAACTAAAAAGCGAGATGTTGATAATTTTATTAGCAATTTATTACATTTAAATGCACAACAGTTTACGCAGATTGTACTATTGCCTCAACAAAAATTTCGTAAATTTTTAACAGCGGATAGCGATGAAAAAGAAAAAGTTCTACGTCAGGTTTTTGGAACAGAGATTTTTGCTCAGTGGACGGAAAAAATCAAAGAAAATGTTCGAAAAAAGAAACAACAAAGTGAGATGCAAACAAAACAGTTAGAAACGTTAATGAATACGGTTAAATTGAATGATGATGATTATGAAAAAATTAAAGCACCAAATGATTGGCTTGAAGTTGTTCAAAATTATGTAGTAGAAAAAGAAAAAATATTAGTACAAAAACAAAGCGAATTAAAGCGAGTTCAAGGTAAAATTGAACAATTGATGCTTAAATTTCAAAAACAAAAATTATTAGCTGATCGGTTGCAAAAGTTGAAAAATGTAGAAAAAGAAATTAAAGCATTGCAGCAAAAGCAAGATTATATTCAAAATTTGAAGATACAAGTTCAAAATTTAAAATGGGCATTGAATAATAAAACGTTAATGAATGAAATTACTCAAGGCCGAAAAAAATTAAATGAAGATAATCGTAAATTAACGACTTTTACTACCAAGTTAGAAAACATTGAAAATGAAAAACAACTTAGAAATAATGAATTATTAAAATTAAATAATCAAAAGGAAAAATATCATCAATTAGAGTTAAAACAGCAAGAATTACAGTCGAAGTTGCCTCTGTTTGATCAAGTTGCAGATTTACAATTGCAGTTAAATAAAATTGATGAGCAGTACCAAAAAGAAAAGGAAGTAAAATTTGAAAGTGAAAAGAAATTAGCGACAGCTAATGATAGGTTATTGCAATTAAGAAATGAAGTTCTTGATTTAAGCGATTTAATAAATGAAATAAATCAAATTCAACGCAATAATGATAGTCTGGAGCAGTTAGAAAAAAGTTTACAGGAATTAGTAGAAGATGATTTAAAGGTTAAACAATTAAAAAATGGACTTGATGAGGAAAAGCGTCACTTTGAGCAGCAAAATAAAATTTATCAACAGTGCAAGGAAACAAGAGAAAATTATCAAGATTATTTTGCTAAAAATCAGATTGCTTATTATGCACAACAGTTAAAAGAGGGGACGCCATGTCCAGTGTGTGGATCAATCGAACATCCACATTTAGCAAAGCTTGATTCTAAAATTCCTCAAATCAGTGAGCAACAAGTGAAGGATGCTCAGGAAAAGGAAAATAAAGCATTACGGAAATTTTCAGAATTGAAAACAAAAGTGCAGGATTTAGACGAGCAAATTGTTCAAAAAAATAATGAGTATAAAAAAAGGTTAAAAGAATATCAAATTAAAGCTCAAACAAGGGAAAGTAATTTAACAATTCTAAAGAATGAATTGATGAAAAAAATTAAAGAGGTTGCTAGCCGGTTAGATGATTTATCAGAAGAAAAGTATTCTCAAGAATTAAAGAAAAAGCAAATTCCTAAGATTGAGAATGAAATTAAACTATTAACGGAAGCAAGTCAAGAAGCACAAAATAAAGTAAATCAATTAGAAAAAAGAAATATTGAGGTAAAAACACAATTACGTAATCAACAAAATAATTTACCTAAGGATTATTTAAATCGCGAAAGTTTAGAAGAAGCGATTGAAAAGATGAAACAAAGTATTAGTGCGTTTGATCAACAATTGAAAAAGAAAGATGAACAAGTTCAAGAATTAGATCGAGCTTTTACATCATTAAAGGCTAATAAAAGACAGTTGGAAGAAATTGTTGTTGAAGAACGTACAATTTTGGAAAAAAATGAAAAAGATTTAAAAGTAGTTTTAGATGATAAACAAGTATCAGAAAAACAACTTTTAGATTGGCTTAAAAATGTTGGACAGATTGAACAAAATCAGTTTGAAATTAGTAGGTATGAAGAAAATTTATATGCTAATCAAAAACAACAAAAAGAATTATGTGACAAAGTAACAGGGAAAGAAATGCCTGATTTAGATCTTGTTCAAAAGCAACAAAGGGAGGCTAGTGAAAAAGGTTCTCAATTAAGTCGACAATGCGGAGAAATAAAAAATGAGTATGATAGATTGAATGAAATTTATCACCAAGTAGAAAAATTATGGGAGAAACAAAAAGAAAATCAAAGAGAATTAGATGAATTAAGTGAATTATCACAAGTTATAGTTAATGGGACATCAGCAAGAAAATTAGGTTTAGAAAGATTTGTATTGCGTGAGTACTTTAAAGAGGTGTTGCATGTGGCATCACAAATTTTAGAGAAAATTACAAATGGACGCTATACTTTTATTTTGCAACAAACAGCAGAACGAAATGTTGCTAATCAAACAGGATTAGGAATTGATATTTATGATGATGAAGCTGGAGAAACGCGTAGTGTAAGAACTTTATCTGGAGGAGAAAGTTTCATTGCAGCATTATCATTAGCTTTAGCATTAGGTGAAGTGATTCAACGTCAAAATGGTGGGACACAAATTGAAACGTTATTTATTGATGAAGGATTCGGTTCTTTAGATGAAGAATCATTACAAGTTGCTTTAGAAACATTGCGTTCGCTTGAAAGTCAGAATAGAATGATTGGTATTATTAGTCATGTGCAAGAATTACATGCACAGATCCCAGATCAAATTAATGTGATTACTCATAATGGGCAAAGTGAAATTCAATATAAAATTAAATAG
- a CDS encoding metal-dependent hydrolase: MKYRTHLATTMAIGLPLMAGLNEISLINIGALGLGSLLPDIDHPSSFLGKRNKIASGITNKTLGHRGGTHSLIGVFVVFILGTFIQQNYLAVSGQNMTFWLVFGFLFHLIEDAFSKEGIHWLWPYKRKRRRKKIIYYTTGGIGEYLILGFTLCLLLIELRLLYLGTLNQFAHFTWLNEVQSKFEYLQRFCHL; the protein is encoded by the coding sequence ATGAAATATCGCACACACCTTGCCACAACAATGGCAATTGGATTGCCGTTAATGGCTGGATTGAATGAAATTAGTTTAATAAATATTGGTGCTCTTGGCTTAGGAAGCCTTTTGCCGGATATAGACCATCCAAGTTCTTTTTTAGGGAAAAGAAATAAAATTGCAAGTGGTATTACAAATAAGACGCTTGGGCATCGTGGTGGAACACATTCATTGATAGGAGTGTTTGTGGTTTTTATACTAGGTACGTTTATTCAACAAAACTATTTAGCTGTGTCGGGGCAAAATATGACATTTTGGTTAGTTTTTGGTTTCCTATTTCATTTGATTGAAGATGCATTTTCTAAAGAAGGAATTCATTGGCTATGGCCATATAAGCGAAAACGTCGTAGGAAAAAAATAATTTATTATACAACTGGTGGTATTGGGGAATATTTAATATTAGGTTTTACACTATGCCTGTTATTAATAGAACTTCGCCTGTTGTATTTAGGCACTTTAAATCAGTTTGCTCATTTTACATGGTTAAATGAAGTTCAAAGTAAATTTGAATATTTACAGAGGTTTTGTCATTTATAA